Part of the Bacillota bacterium genome is shown below.
GCTATCGAAAGTATCGGGCTCGAGAGGTTTTGTTACTACATTTATGACGACCCTGCGTTTGTGCGAGAGGTGGTTGAGCGCTTTTGCACTTGGTGTGCCACGGTGATTGAGTACGTGAACCAGCTGGACTTCGACTTCTATTGGGTTAACGACGATATAGCAGACACTCATGGACCGTGGTTTTCGCCGAAGGTTTTCCGTGAGCTCTTTCTGCCCTACATCCGCGAGGTGGCTAGGTGCATCAAAAAACCATGGATTTTCCACAGCGACGGGAATCTCATGCCCTTGCTGGACGATCTTTTAACACTGGGGATGAATGCAATCCACCCCATCCAGCCGCGCGCCATGGACATTGGGGAGGTTAAGAGGTGTTACGGCGCAAGGTTATGTCTCGTAGGGAATATCGACCTCGACTATATTCTTACCCAGGCGTCACCCGA
Proteins encoded:
- a CDS encoding uroporphyrinogen decarboxylase family protein, producing AIESIGLERFCYYIYDDPAFVREVVERFCTWCATVIEYVNQLDFDFYWVNDDIADTHGPWFSPKVFRELFLPYIREVARCIKKPWIFHSDGNLMPLLDDLLTLGMNAIHPIQPRAMDIGEVKRCYGARLCLVGNIDLDYILTQASPDEVENSVKDTILTAGSGGGYIISSANSLTDYCKVENVLAFAQAVNKYGWYPLEGMR